One window of the Salvia miltiorrhiza cultivar Shanhuang (shh) chromosome 6, IMPLAD_Smil_shh, whole genome shotgun sequence genome contains the following:
- the LOC130989002 gene encoding uncharacterized protein LOC130989002, with amino-acid sequence MYNQNNPGDHKGAGAPPMSPRISFSNDFVESSRSHSRAAAAAAYRDAPVSADFEFSVSNYSMMSADELFFKGRLLPLKEGCCSSGKTTTLRDELKNEDEDQEEEETSGSFSLRPPKNPTRWRGFLGLRKSHIGSKKSNDKSLDKRHHDDLQCTKNSHSQEFVD; translated from the exons ATGTACAACCAAAACAACCCTGGTGACCACAAGGGGGCTGGGGCTCCCCCAATGAGCCCCAGAATCTCCTTCTCCAACGACTTCGTGGAATCCTCTCGGTCCCATTctcgggcggcggcggcggcggcgtacAGGGACGCGCCGGTGTCCGCCGACTTCGAGTTCTCGGTGAGCAACTACTCGATGATGTCGGCGGATGAGCTGTTCTTCAAGGGGCGGCTCCTCCCCCTCAAGGAGGGCTGCTGCAGCAGTGGCAAAACCACCACGCTCCGCGATGAGCTTAAGAATGAGGATGAGGATCAAGAAGAGGAGGAAACTTCTGGAAGCTTCTCATTGAGGCCCCCCAAGAATCCCACTAGGTGGAGGGGGTTTTTGGGCCTCAGGAAATCACACATTGGCTCCAAGAAGAGTAATGACAAATCCCTTGACAAAAGGCATCATGATGACCTCCAATGCACCAAGAATTCACACTCACAG GAATTTGTTGATTGA
- the LOC130990720 gene encoding uncharacterized protein LOC130990720: MADKRKKANLTEIERNNIAQWLLQNSKDFKLRYGAKKEAAAMFNIDVRTVWRLWTAARAQKMMGRPVQLVSMKKGSTHSDKKVIDVEKVKQLSVLERSTIRKMANKLEVSKSLVGVWIKEKKIRAHTNAIKPLLTQQNRLSRLTWSLSQLSAISANGRIKFQPMYNTIHIDEKWFYLTKTSDRYYLLPDEIEPYRACKSKRFIEKIMFICVVSRPQYDNEGKMIFDGKFGIFPFTTVVPAVRNSKNRMRGTMETKPIQAITKEVSKDVFINQIIPTIKAKWPRGASRHIIIQQDNAKPHIKGSDPDFVAAATSDGFNIQLICQPPNSPDTNVNDLGFFRAIQSLQDDKLANCVDDLLKNVKDAFEELEPHKLNNVFLTLQGCYHEIIKCRGNNNYKIPHINKERLSRLGVLPECLEVEEQLVRDCLEELRKQQTEQGTIYNLDQLVEGLQQVVLMD, encoded by the exons ATGGCAGACAAACGAAAAAAGGCCAACTTGACAGAAATTGAAAGAAACAACATTGCACAATGGCTTCTCCAAAACAGCAAGGACTTCAAGCTTCGGTACGGCGCGAAGAAAGAGGCAGCAGCTATGTTCAACATCGATGTGAGGACGGTTTGGCGACTGTGGACAGCAGCACGCGCACAAAAAATGATGGGAAGACCTGTACAACTCGTTTCAATGAAGAAGGGATCAACACATAGCGATAAAAAGGTAATCGACGTGGAAAAAGTAAAGCAACTATCCGTTCTAGAAAGATCAACTATAAGGAAAATGGCAAACAAGCTTGAAGTTAGTAAAAGCTTGGTTGGTGTTTGGATAAAGGAGAAAAAGATTAGAGCACATACCAATGCAATTAAACCTCTTCTAACACAGCAAAATAGATTAAGTAGGCTCACTTGGAGCCTTAGTCAATTAAGTGCAATTAGTGCAAATGGAAGAATCAAATTTCAGCCTATGTATAACACAATACACATAGATGAAAAATGGTTTTATTTAACCAAAACATCGGATAGATACTACCTGCTGCCAGATGAGATAGAGCCTTATAGAGCATGCAAATCTAAGAGATTTATTGAGAAAATCATGTTCATTTGTGTTGTTTCAAGGCCACAATATGACAATGAAGGTAAAATGATTTTTGATGGTAAGTTTGGGATATTCCCATTCACTACGGTGGTGCCGGCAGTTAGGAACAGCAAAAACAGAATGAGAGGCACGATGGAAACAAAGCCGATCCAAGCAATCACAAAGGAAGTGAGCAAAGATGTTTTCATCAACCAA attattccaacaattaaggCCAAGTGGCCTCGTGGTGCAAGTAGGCATATAATTATACAACAAGACAATGCGAAGCCCCACATTAAGGGTTCAGACCCTGACTTTGTAGCTGCTGCCACATCAGATGGATTTAACATCCAACTGATATGCCAACCACCGAACTCGCCGGATACAAATGTGAATGATCTAGGGTTTTTCAGAGCAATTCAGTCCCTACAAGATGACAAGTTGGCTAATTGTGTAGATGATTTGCTCAAGAACGTGAAAGATGCATTTGAAGAGCTTGAGCCACACAAGTTAAACAACGTTTTCCTCACACTACAGGGTTGCTACCATGAAATCATTAAATGCAGGGGCAACAACAACTACAAGATTCCACATATCAATAAGGAAAGACTCTCAAGACTTGGAGTTCTCCCAGAATGTTTGGAGGTAGAAGAACAGCTTGTAAGAGACTGTTTGGAAGAGTTAAGAAAACAGCAAACTGAACAAGGCACAATCTACAACCTTGATCAACTAGTCGAGGGACTGCAACAGGTTGTTTTGATGGATTAG